The Onychomys torridus chromosome 2, mOncTor1.1, whole genome shotgun sequence sequence CCAAGTTCTGTTTCCAGCTCTCGTGTCTGGTTGCTTACCTGTGACTGaagctccagaagatctgatgccctcttctggcctccacggatgggcagacacacaaacaaaaaaacttaagatACAAGCccaggggatttagctcagtggtagagcgcttgcctagcaagcccaaggccctgggttcggtacttggctctggaaaaaaaaaaagatacgcCGGGctgcggtggtgcacgcctttaatcccagcactctggaggcagagctaggcggatctttgtgagttcgaggccagcctggtctacagagcaagatccaggaaaggcacaaagctacacagagaaaccctgtcttgaaaaatcaaaaaataaataaataaataaataaattatatatatatatatatatatatatatatatatatatatatatatatatatcctatgctgagatactttgctcagccttgatgaagggaggaggagactggacccaccccagctgaatctaccaggctgggctgactccccaggggagaccttgccttggaggaggtggaatggGAGATAAGGTGGGGgaaaaggctgggggtgggaggagggaagacaggggaatccgtggctgatatgtaaaattaaattaattataaaataaaaatattttaaaaaaatttaagatacagagaataagaaaattaggaacaaataaaatgaacaaagagtTGGACacatacagaaatacagaaagtaCCAGTAGGGAATGGGAATATAGTGTAGCTGCTAGAATACTTGCCTGGCATATTCAAAGTTCTGGGTTTAGTCTTCAGCACTTTATAAAGCCATGCATGGTAGTACATATAactataattctagcactaggactatggaggcaggaagatcaggagttggaaattatccttagctacataacACGTTTCAAGGCCAACCTTCCCTTTGTGAGACTGAGACCCTGACTTCAAAAACCTTcagtgagctgggtggtggtggagcatgcctttaatcccagcactcaggaggcagagcaggcagatggatctctgagtttgaggccagcctggtctgcagagcaagttctgggacagccaaggctacacaaagaaatcctgtcttgaaaaagaaaaaaaaaagaagaagaagaaaagaaaaaccagttcAGTAAAAAACGTAATATGTGGGGAAGTAAAATTTTACCTCATGTTtgtaaagcccccccccccctttgttaCAAATGTCATTTTTAGGATCACCCAGAGATGTCTGGACCTTGTGCTTTaatgttttattggttttttttttaaaaaagactatcACAACATCTCTTTCTTCATTCATCCACTTATTTATCTGGTCCTGAAGATTCTGAAGCCACATACCTGTGTGCATAGGGAAATAGATCACAAGTCCTTTGGCTACCACTCTGGGCAGGGATGagccttattttgagacaaggtttctcaaactgtgtaacagtcctggctgtcatggaacttgctttgtagaccaggctggccttaaactcacatagattcacctgcctctgcctcctgaatgctgggattaaaggcatgggccaccaccaggcatttatttatttactgaggcagggtcttctgTATATCCCTGGATGACTAAGAACTTGctaagtagatcaggctggctctaCCAAGCTCACATAGATcatcttgtttctgcctcccaagtgctgcgaggCTTGTACCAATACACCTGTCACTGTTAAAACTCTTTAGTGGGCAATCTAGTTATGTAAGTCAAGAGCCTTTGAAATGTTTAAATTCTTTGACTAGAAATTCTACTTCTTATACTTACTTCAGTAACAAGTATACTAAAATTGGAGTAATACAGATTAGCATGGATCCTTCATAGACATAAAATCATGAAGCACTGTGGGACAAGGTCTCATTGTGAAGGccagactgatctcaaactcacagagctccatggGCCTTTGTCCCCTGACTGCTGGTATTAGCGCTACTAGGCCTGTCCTCCGGTGGTGGTTTGTTTGCAATTCTGCTTCTTGGAATTTATAGCATGTAGAAGTTGACATAATCATGAAGATTTATTTCAAGATTTTAAGTTTAATGTCAAAAACTCTAGAAGCAGTTTAAATATTCATAAGGCTAAAGGTTTGGCTTAGAGATAGAGCACTATCTTAGCATGTGCAGAGTCCAGGATCCCATAATAGAGGAGTTGTTAACATCTGTATCTTCAAACAATAAAATCATCCTAAAAATATGTTGTTAGGTATGGGGTGCAAAGCTACatcttgaaagaataaaataaaaacatttaaatgtatgGTATAATGCTTAAAATTGTCTCAAtgtcataaaaacaaatatgtaacATTATACACATATTCCAGAGTTAGCCTATACCTGATTTTTGGTTCCAAATCAGTTTTTCTGCCATCAGAAAAACtgccttttttcctctttcaaggATTTAGAATAGTCCAGCATTTAACATTGTTCTACAACTTCTAACAGAAATAGTTCATTCTGAACTCCTAGAGATAGGATCGTTTACCTTTATACAAAGAAAGCTGGGGAGCATGGTGTGtacccaggctgacttcaaggGATTCATGCTATGAGATTGtccaaaatacaaatatatcaaCAGGACCAGCCTGTAATTTATGCTAGTTCCTGGTGTGCTAAACGTGTTCATGACAGTATCAGGTGTGCTTTGCTAATTGAGCAAAACATCATTGTGAGAGTGAAGACACAGAGTCAGAAAGCCAAATTAAAATGGGGCTTTTGTGGTTGAGAGTACTGGcctttcttccagaagacccaggttcagttcccagcatgcacatggtgtcttaaaaactgtaactctagtcccagagatCTGATATTCTTTTACTTCCTCAGGCACTGTGCAAAGaaacataaatgcagacaaaacacccatacacatacaaaacaaatgtAGAGAGGGAGAAAAATGGGGATGACAACGAAAGCATACTAGTAATACCTACACTTAAAGAGGTGGAAGTAGGAAGATAAGAAATTCaaagtcgggctggagagatggctcagcggttaagagtactgtctgctcttccagaggtcctgagttcaattcccagcaaccacatggtggctcacaaccatctgtaatgagatctggtgccctcttctgacatactGCAGCaagaacactgtttacataataaataaataaatcttaaaaaaaaaaaaaaagaaattcaaagtcatttaCAACTAGtagttttgaggccagccctggTAACAAACTATAAgccctttttcctctctctgtctctgtctgtctgtctctctcacacaagGTTTTTCTGTccaggtagccctggctgccttggaaccaatttgtaaaccaggctggccttgaactcagagatccacctgcctctgcctcctgagtcctgggattaaataaaggcatgcaccatgccTAActacaaaccctttccttccctccaaaccccagaaaaggtttctctgtgtagttttggtgcttgtcctggatctcgctctgtagaccaggctggccttgaactcacagagatatgcctgcctctgcctcccaagtgctggactaaagatgtgtgccactactgcctggccctACAGACCCTTTCTCACagcagcaaaacaaaaataaagttgtatgcgaaataaaatgaataatatctGTGAGTATCTATTGATGCTAACAAGGATGTATTTAGCTTTCCCTCATTTGTATACTTATTTCCACCTCTATTTCCAGTTCATGGGCAGGCCAAGGTgagaaaaagttattttaattagCAATGCATCATTTCCACTATGCCCATGCAAGAGGGTATTTAATTCAGTTTGTATTGGGCTGTAGTCCACAAAAAGGAGTTACTTAGACTAGATTTCTCAGGTATTTTTCCAACATTGATTTTCTTGCACATAATGTAAAAGGCAGCAGtggaataaaataacttttacttGTGTAAGAATTCGTGAAAAGTAGTTGAGATAaccattataattttatatatctaACCTTTACAATGACTCTTGGTAAAGTTGTTATAAATAGGTAGAATGAGGTCTTCCCAAAGGTTATAGTTAGTAGATGGTAGATGTAGCTTGAAGTAACTTGGCTCTGGTATTTGTTTCTATTAGTTGTCTCATGCTGTTCATGCAGTTATCACATTTGAGGTGTTACACTTTCATTAACAAGTCTGAAAGTCCAGCCTTTAGTCATCTCACCTATGTGTTGCTCATGCAGAAAACAGCCACAATAACTTCAATCACAATCTTGTACAGATTTTTCATAGTCATAACTTACCTGTAAAGTTGAAAActtatggaagttgcttgcaacttcttactttgagacagggtctcattatatatagttctggctagcctgaaactcgagatttgcctgtctctgtctccctagtgttgggattaaagccatatgccaccatgcccagcttcacaATTTCCAGGACTATGCATATTAAACTATattggtacatgcctgtaatcccaggatgcTGAAGCAGAATTGAGATAagcttgagctacatagaaagatcttgtcctaaaaacaaaaagctgaatgtggGCCAACAAATGTGTAGGGAAAGTGCTAGTGAGTGTCTGAAGGACTCAAGAACATCCTTTGCTATCACTCAAAACTAAGCAGAGTGTAGAGGAATGGTCAGTCTTAAAAGTGTTGTACGAGGGCacctgttgatttttttttccccccagaggacacaagttcagttctTAACATCCATATTGTGGCTCTTCCTGACTCTTCAAACCAGGCTAGTGTGAGGTGTACAGATAACacacaagcaaaatacccatacacataaaagttagAAATGTGTtgtctaacatgcacaaggccttgggggTTCAGTGCTTAGTTGGCATTCTAAGGTAGAGGAAAgagaggtttggttcccagctaaGTTTTCCTGCTTCCCCAGTGTCCTTATGCAGGTGAACAAGACATGTAGGTTGACTCAAGCATGAGATCACTCTTAAATATTACCACTGCAGGCAGAAACTAGGACAAGAAGGCCAGACTTTTGCCTGAGGATACTAGGGGCTGGATACCTCCTGATTGGAATTGAGGGTGTTGCTCTGGTAGGGAAGATTGAGATGGGTAGGTTAAGGATCAAAGAGAAGCGTTTTGTTGTGTTGCCTGCCCATCCTGACTAATAATCAGCTGCTGTGGCAGTAACACTTTCTTTTAAAGCATCTTCATCTTATTTGATTCATGTAACAGTCTTCTCCATAAGGCAGGTGATAGATTCTCTACACCTTAGAGGAGAGAGTTCAAGTGTGCAAATGAAAATTGGAGCCTGCACTGAAGCCAGCAGACCAATTAATACACCTTAGGAAAGGATAGTAGGGccttgagctgggtgtggtggtacatacctgtagttccagcactcagaagaggcAGTAGGAGCAATACAAggtcatgagaccctgtctacaaaacGAACTTTCCAAAGCTTGCAGGATTCTTCAGAGTAAAGTTACTTGCCTGACACCCCTGGCAACCTGACTTACAgctccagaacctacataaagttGAAAGTGAcctctgaagttgtcctctgacccccctacgcacacacacagcacatggacTTTCCCCTCCCCACAACCCTAAAACTTCTAACCAGAAAAGAAGCAGTAAACTCTGATGCTTAGTGTCTTTCGGAGTGAGGTAGCCCTTCCTAATCTTTGGTGAACGTTAGAATCATTTAGGGGAacggttttaaaaataaatatgtttgaagccaggcagtggtgactcacacctttaatcctagcatttggggggTGAGGGGTAGGCAGaactcttgagttcgaggccagcctgggctagagtgagttccaggaaaggctccaaagctacacagagaaacagtgtctcaaaaaaacaaaaataaagaaacaaataaggaTGTTTGGACCTTGTTTCAGATGTCACTAGCAGACTCACCAAGTCTGGGAAGCTGTCTGACATGCATTTGGGGAAGAGAACAACTCCATAGGAAATTCCGATGTGCACCAAATATTGAaaatctgttcccatcagttttTAATATATCAAAATAGTCTGATGAAGTCCCACTCCCATCAAATAACCTACCTTGGAGAAAACAACCCTAAGAAGTGATTCCTATACCCAGAAATGTCTGATCTTGCTGACACAGGCAGAAACTAAATGCCATGGGGCATGCCATTATCTCAAGGCTTGATAGTTGGTGTATCTCTAACAAGCAACAGCCTCAAGGGATGTTAGCAAGTTCTTTGGGAAACTGAGTTACCAGTGGAGAACATTCCTGACAGATGTTTCAAAGGACATGTGTAAGAAAGGCTTGGGTGGCTGGGCAgcaatggtacatgcctttaataccagtacatgggaggcagagccaggctgagctctgtgggtttgaggccagcctgatctacagatcgagatccaggacaggcactgaaactacacagagaaaccctgtcttgggggaaaaaaaaaaagaaaggaagaaaggcttgGGCTAGGCAGATGGATTTAGCCAGGGGAAAATATTCATGTGAAGAAAGCTTCAGGTTAGCAGAACTCTTGTAGAAAGTAGGTGAGCTCTGCTGTCAGCCTGGAAAACTTTAATTTCTAGATAGTAGGAAAACATTGATTTATCATCCTGCAAAGTAATTTGGAAAATGAACCATCAAGAAGTTAAGTGGTTAGGCATGAGATGATCAGGACTGAACACAGCTGGTTTGCTAAAAAAATAAGTTGAGATGAAGCTCTAGAATCAAATGTTCAAGACTTTAAAGGAGTATTACTTAGTTGTAAGACATTATAGAAAAAGGAGATAGCTTAGCAGGTAGAAGTCCTTGATGCACAAGTGTTCAGGAATGGAGTTGGACTCCCCAGTGCCCATGTAAATGCTGAGTGGGCATGGTACTTTCCTATAATCCCAACCTAGAAGCAGGGTTCCCAAACTATGCTTGCTAAACTGGTCAAATCAGCTCTGGGTTGAAGTGAGATCCTACCTTAACAAAGTGAAGGAAAGCATCAAAGACATCCAGTATCAACTTTTTGCAGCCACaagaatgtatacacacacacacacacacacacacacacacacacacacacacggacacacacacggacacacacacggacatgTATGTTCCTCAGAACCAGATTTCTTGGGTCCAAGTCTTGATTATCACTTACCTGTACAGTAACCAGTGACAATTTATGTACTTCTCTCTCTAGGTTTAGGTTCTTATTTTAGCTAGGGAAGGTCAGCAATACAGCAATTGATTGTCCTATGCaggtccctgggtttgatccccagcactcaaaagATTGTGATTTCAAGTGGGTCCATTGGCCTAACATGACCTCCTAAAAaaggctcacagccacctgcagctccaactccaggggatccaatacgcTCTTTGGACCTCTATACTCAtgcccacatgtgtgtacacattagATAGTAATGTCCTAAAGCATGTTTCAGAAATCACCATTTATTATGCATGCAACTAAAAAAACCTGTTAGGCTTGGGGAATagctcaatcagtaaagtgcCTTGCAAGCATAAAAGTCTGATCCCAAAAACCCCCTTAAAAGGGGTCTGACTCAGTGAGTAATATGCTGATGGCctatttggatccccagaacctatataaAAGCCAGACAACATAgttatttgtaatcccagtgcataCCCCCATACTGGTAGACGTGAGAATTACTAGCTCACAGGACCCCTAGCCTGACAACAAACACTAAGAGCATCTTCCTTGAACATCAAGTCATTTGGCCTCAATGTGCATGAATACATAAAAGCTAGGTATAGTggtgcttcaaaaaaaaaaaaaaaaaaaagttttacttgcatgtatgtaacCACATGAGCCAGGGATGTTGGATAccctgaaacaggagttacagttggctgtgagccatcatgtgggtattgggaactgaacctgggtcctctgccaagagcagctaaatgctcctaacctaaccgctgagccatccctatagcccccccccccccatacacacacacacaactttttttttaacattgtttcTCTACATAGTGTTGGCTGTCCTGTAGTTATGTAGACcagacctgcttctgcctcacaagtgctgggattaaaggcattcacccaCCACACCAGTTCCATTGGtgtatacttttaatcccagtgctggggaggaaacAGATTCCTTGAGCTTGATGGCCTGGCATCCTAACCTACTTGGCGAGTCTCAACCCAAGAGCATCTTACCAAAAGAAGGTAGACAACAGCACCTGAGGAATAATGCTGAAGTACAACCTCTGGCTTCTCAATACCTGtacatacaggcatacacaaaAATTATTTGTCAGACAAGGAGCACTAGACATTTGCCTACAGAAAGAACTAATATGTTCCTTCATGTTCGTGTCCCTTGCTTATTTGATTTGTATAATTTACTTTGACTGCCTAGCTCAATGAGTGCTCAGAAAGTACTTGTTACTAGAAAGAAACCAAGAGGGCATTGGACAAATGTCtggtgttttctttgcttttagagTGTGACTTGCTGGCGAGCCAAGTTTATGGAAGCCTTCTTTTCCCATGTTCTACGTGGAACCATTGATGTGTCTTCTGATAAGCGACTTTGTGATCAACGTTTCTCACCTCTCCTGCACAGCTCCCGTCATGTTCGACAGCTCACCATCTGCAATATGCTGCAGGGAGCAACTGAGCTAGTTGCTGAGCCAAACCGCAGGGTTCTAGAGACCCTGGCAAGTTCTCTGCATACCCTCAAGTTCCGCCACCTGCTGTTCTCTGATGTGGCCGCTCAGCAGTCACTACGACAGCTGTTGCATCAGCTCATTCATCATGGAGCTGTTAGCCAAGTGTCGCTATACTCTTGGCCTGTGCCTGAGTCAGCCCttttcatcctcatcctcactaTGAGTGCTGGCTTTTGGCAGCCAGGCCCTGGTAGCTTGCCTTGCCGCCTCTGTGGTGAAGCCTCCCGAGGCCGGGCCCCATCCCGAGATGAAGGCTCCGGATTGCTAGGCTCACGCCGGCCTCGGCGGGATGCAGCAGAGCGATGTGCTGCAGCACTAATGGCCACCCGGCGGAAGAGTGAAGTCAAGCAGATGCCCAGGGCTGTACCTACCACTCGTGTAACACGCCGCAGCACACAAGAAAGCCTGGCGATCGGCGGGACAGACTCTAAGAGGGAGTTGTACCCTCCAGCCACCTCTTATGAGGCTTCTGGCACCAAGCAGCCATCCTCTGCCCCAGCtgccacctcctctgcctcctcttctacatcATCCAAACGGGCTCCAGCTAGCTCAGCCTCTCAGCCTAAGCCCTTAAAGCGATTTAAACGAGCTACAGGGAAGAAGGGCGCCCGCACCCGTCAGGGGTCTGGTGCAGAGTCTGAAGACCTGTatgactttgtttttattgtggcTGGTGAGAAAGAGGATGGTGAAGAGATGGAGATTGGGGAAGTAGCTTGTGGAGCTCTGGATGGATCAGATCCCAGCTGTTTGGggctcccagcactggaggcatcCCAGCGATTCCGCAGCATTTCCACCTTGGAGCTGTTCACAGTTCCACTCTCCACAGAGGCAGCTCTGACACTGTGCCACCTGCTGAGCTCCTGGGTATCACTGGAGAGCCTTACACTTTCCTACAATGGTGAGCACCTGAAGGAACCAGTCTGGGCTTGGATCTCTCAGCAGCTCTGTGCCTAATCCAGGGTGGGGAGTATGATCAGGGAGGTGGAGATACGTTCACAGAGGCAAGAGGTAAACTCAAAAAACATTGGCACACTGTTAATGTTAGAGAAAGGTTTCTAGAGGGGCTGAGATATCAGCTGGATACAGGGGGCAATCCAGACCCAGCCAGGGCTCTGAATTTATATCACACCAGTCATATCAAAGCAACTACCCAAGTTTTAAAAGAGGGCAAAAAACAGAACAGCAAACCTACAAGACGGTCTTCTGTCCTCATCCACTTGATCATACACTGTCAGCAAAATGTACAATCTGGCTGAAACTACCCAAGTAAGCACTACTACAGAAAACATACAGATGTACCATTCATGGCCATCTGCCTCCTAATACTCTTCATTTTATCTGCAACATCAACTCCCATTCGAATCTGCCAGTTTCAAAGTCTCCTTTATTTAGTAAATGACTGCACCAAGAAAATAATGTCATACATGAATTCCTTCAACTAGCCTACTTCTGAGttaatctttttcttcttcacatcAATGAGAAGCTAACTAATTCCCCACACTCTAATACTAATTTTTTAACATCAACTTAAGATAACAGTTTACTTGCCCAGAATAACTCTGCTTAGTAAACTGTAGAGCCAGTCAGTATTCAAGCCCAGAGTAAGTTGAGTTTAAATTCCAGTCTCTAAAACCACTATACTACTTGCCTTCTCTCTACTGCTTCTCTTACTACCCAAACATTAAATCAAGTCTCCACCAACatccatttccctttcttctccagatATAGTCGTCTTTACTGCTCCACTCAGGCTCACTTATGCCTTCACCAGTGCACAGAGGAGAGTGTAGATCACCGAGGTCCTTCTTACTACATTTCACACGCACTTTTCCCATCCTCATAATTACATTCACTATTTCTTCCAGAGccgggtgtggtagtgcacacatttaatcccaatacttgggaggctgaggtagatggatctgtgaatttgaggccattttGTGGTCCCACTTTATCACCTTTTCTAGACAATTACATCTATTCCTGTAGCTTCGATGGCCACTGATCCTAagaccctccccacttcccttggCTGAAGACATTAGCCCTATCTTTTTCCTGAATACCTAGATCTGTTTATTTAGCTTACTACTAGAAGTCACCCTTCCAACTCATTTCCAACTTGGATACACTATCACTATACTGACCCCCCTCCTCTCAAAGGCATCACAACTTGATTCAGTTGCCCAAAGAAACCAAGATTCTGTCTCTTCCAATATTTAGTTTCTAGGCCctacttttatattttccaaatcCATTTATATCTGTGTCCTTAATTCGGGCTATTATTACTCTGTTGACTTAATTCCAGCAGTCCTACATACAACTCATTGTTTGCACCACACAAATATTCTTTTAAACATGTAGTTTGATCCTTTTGTTTATTCAGAGCCTTTTACAGGCTAAGCATGGTGGTACTcggaaagtagaggcaggaagatctagaGTTAAGTCCAGCATTGTCAACATATTTAGTTTGGAGAaacatgagacacacacacacctggccttCCTACATAAACTAGGCTGCCCTCACACACGCCTGTCTCGGTCTCCCACacaggattacagacatgtgctccCATGCCTCCTGATTTGATAGAACTGTTCATGTGCACTcgtgcttgctgcttcaggctTTATTCACCATGTATTCCCGTTTAGAACCTGTGGCTCGGTCTTCGGAGAGCTCTGACCGTCGTTTTTCGTTGGTTTTCCCAATTTCCTTTATAGTCTTTAAATCTGAATTGGGAGCCaggtagtagtggtgcacgcctttaatccccaacactggggaggcagacctctgagttggaggacagccagggctacacagaaaaaccctgtcttgaaaagcaaaaacaacaaaaaataataatctgaaTTGGGAAGCCAGATTTTTCAGTATACATCTTTTCACATATCAATTGTACCCTTGTGTCCTTGATTCCTGTTACATTTTTTATCAGCTATATGGGCAAGGACACTGTGCTCCTTGTGTCT is a genomic window containing:
- the Lrrc41 gene encoding leucine-rich repeat-containing protein 41 isoform X2 encodes the protein MKTRPSSLESVTCWRAKFMEAFFSHVLRGTIDVSSDKRLCDQRFSPLLHSSRHVRQLTICNMLQGATELVAEPNRRVLETLASSLHTLKFRHLLFSDVAAQQSLRQLLHQLIHHGAVSQVSLYSWPVPESALFILILTMSAGFWQPGPGSLPCRLCGEASRGRAPSRDEGSGLLGSRRPRRDAAERCAAALMATRRKSEVKQMPRAVPTTRVTRRSTQESLAIGGTDSKRELYPPATSYEASGTKQPSSAPAATSSASSSTSSKRAPASSASQPKPLKRFKRATGKKGARTRQGSGAESEDLYDFVFIVAGEKEDGEEMEIGEVACGALDGSDPSCLGLPALEASQRFRSISTLELFTVPLSTEAALTLCHLLSSWVSLESLTLSYNGLGSNIFRLLDSLRALSGQAGCRLRALHLSDLFSPLPILELTRAIVRALPLLRVLSIRVDHPSQRDNPAVPENAGPPSHIAGDEEIPDNCLEQLEMGFPRGAQPAPLLCSVLKASGSLQQLSLDSTTFASPQDFGLVLQTLKEYNPSLKRLSFHDMNLADCQSEVLFLLQNLTLQEITFSFCRLFEKRPAQFLPEMVAAMKGNSTLKGLRLPGNRLGNAGLLALADVFSEDSSSSLCQLDISSNCIKPDGLLEFAKRLERWGRGAFGHLRLFQNWLDQDAVTAREAIRRLRATCHVVSDSWDSSQAFADYVSTM